The proteins below are encoded in one region of Geothermobacter hydrogeniphilus:
- a CDS encoding U32 family peptidase: MRLSVATNFDPQLIESLKDYPVVELFGKLREDVVGGGRAPYQLGKVSRRQLAEHVAQARDAGIAFNYLLNAACLGNVEITRQGQKKINQLLEWISRIGVTSVTVATPFMLQLVKTRFPQLRVRISVFAGVDRVRKAQMWEEMGADCIVLDSILVNRELQTLREIRKAVRCDLELMANNNCLSGCSMSPMHMNALAHAGQTGSENKGFFVDWCFLKCTAMKLEDPVNYIRSEWIRPDDLPVYEELGYDLFKIAERDLPTEILLARVKAYAARRFDGNLLDLIQPYGFQGIKEGARYYRRGLGWMLRFLIRPGLVNPLRLMPLKRLAELRGMIRPLEGDPPVYIDNRALDGFLERFQDQSCRDVDCEDCRWCHQFAARAVRIDTASRDQALAAYAELFDSMHGGDMWRYLPRKKDGVPQGSCRDPECSG, translated from the coding sequence ATGAGACTGAGTGTCGCCACCAATTTCGATCCGCAGTTGATTGAATCCCTGAAGGATTATCCGGTTGTCGAGTTGTTCGGCAAGTTGCGGGAGGACGTGGTCGGGGGAGGGCGGGCGCCCTACCAGCTGGGCAAGGTTTCCCGCCGGCAGCTTGCCGAACATGTCGCCCAGGCGCGGGACGCCGGAATCGCCTTCAACTATCTGCTCAATGCCGCCTGCCTGGGGAACGTTGAAATCACCCGCCAGGGGCAGAAGAAAATCAACCAGCTGCTGGAGTGGATCAGCCGCATCGGCGTGACCTCGGTGACCGTCGCCACCCCCTTCATGCTGCAGCTGGTCAAGACCCGGTTCCCGCAGCTGCGGGTCCGTATCTCCGTATTCGCTGGCGTCGACCGGGTGCGCAAGGCCCAGATGTGGGAGGAGATGGGAGCGGACTGCATCGTGCTTGACAGCATCCTGGTCAACCGCGAGCTGCAGACCCTGCGGGAGATCCGCAAGGCGGTCCGTTGCGACCTGGAACTGATGGCCAACAACAACTGCCTGTCCGGTTGTTCCATGTCGCCGATGCACATGAACGCCCTGGCGCATGCCGGCCAGACCGGGAGTGAGAACAAGGGTTTTTTCGTCGACTGGTGCTTTCTCAAATGTACCGCGATGAAACTGGAAGATCCGGTTAATTACATCCGTTCCGAGTGGATTCGTCCCGATGATCTGCCGGTCTATGAAGAGTTGGGCTACGATCTGTTCAAGATCGCCGAGCGCGACCTGCCGACCGAGATTCTGCTGGCCCGGGTCAAGGCCTATGCCGCCCGGCGTTTTGACGGCAACCTGCTTGATCTCATTCAGCCGTACGGGTTTCAGGGGATCAAGGAGGGGGCCCGTTATTATCGTCGCGGGCTCGGTTGGATGCTGCGGTTCCTGATCCGTCCGGGTCTGGTCAACCCGTTGCGGTTGATGCCGCTGAAACGGTTGGCGGAGCTGCGCGGCATGATCCGGCCGCTGGAGGGGGATCCGCCGGTCTACATCGACAATCGCGCCCTGGACGGGTTCCTGGAGCGGTTCCAGGATCAGAGTTGCCGCGATGTTGATTGCGAAGATTGCCGCTGGTGCCACCAGTTCGCCGCCAGGGCGGTTCGAATCGACACCGCCAGTCGGGATCAGGCCCTTGCCGCCTATGCTGAACTTTTCGATTCGATGCATGGCGGCGATATGTGGCGCTATCTGCCGCGGAAGAAGGACGGAGTGCCGCAGGGGAGTTGTCGTGACCCGGAATGTTCAGGGTGA
- a CDS encoding iron-sulfur cluster assembly scaffold protein, whose amino-acid sequence MYNETVKDHFYHPRNAGELEDADGIGEVGDINCGDIMRITLRVERDIITAIRFKTFGCAAAIATSSMVTELANGKTLQQALRISNADVAAALGGLPEEKLSCSNLAADALHAAIRDYRARRSP is encoded by the coding sequence ATGTACAACGAAACCGTCAAAGATCATTTCTATCACCCGCGCAATGCCGGCGAACTGGAAGATGCCGACGGCATCGGCGAGGTTGGAGATATCAACTGCGGCGATATCATGCGCATCACCCTGCGGGTTGAACGGGATATCATCACCGCTATCCGCTTCAAGACCTTCGGTTGCGCGGCCGCCATCGCCACCTCGTCAATGGTGACGGAACTGGCGAACGGCAAGACCCTGCAGCAGGCGCTGCGGATCAGCAACGCGGATGTCGCCGCCGCTCTCGGTGGCCTGCCGGAAGAGAAACTGAGCTGTTCCAACCTGGCCGCCGACGCCCTGCACGCGGCCATCCGGGATTACCGCGCGCGCCGCTCACCCTGA
- a CDS encoding ATP-binding cassette domain-containing protein, translating into MDDLLRLRDVVFRRDNFTLRVNTLDLQAGGRYLLTGPNGAGKSTLLQLLAQLLVPQQGELWFAGEPVTGPRQRQQLRRQITLVEQSPFLFNGTVYQNLAFGLRLRDIKGDLQRRRIERALAAVGLEGFESRHSDNLSGGEVQRVALARALVLRPRLLLLDEASAGLDTEALPMFEKLITDLSDKGVTVVLAGHDQQQPRRLKTRLLPLRDGILTLPKDDEKQLESDPVPLQARA; encoded by the coding sequence ATGGACGATCTTCTGCGGTTGCGCGATGTCGTTTTCCGTCGCGACAATTTCACCCTGCGGGTGAACACTCTCGACCTGCAGGCCGGTGGACGTTATCTGCTGACCGGTCCCAACGGAGCGGGCAAAAGCACCCTGCTGCAACTGCTGGCGCAACTGCTGGTCCCGCAACAGGGAGAACTGTGGTTTGCCGGTGAGCCGGTGACCGGCCCGAGGCAACGGCAGCAACTGCGCCGGCAGATCACCCTGGTTGAACAAAGCCCGTTTCTTTTCAACGGCACCGTCTACCAGAACCTGGCCTTCGGCCTGCGCCTGCGGGACATCAAGGGAGATCTGCAGCGCCGCCGTATCGAACGGGCCCTGGCGGCCGTCGGCCTGGAGGGTTTCGAATCCCGGCACAGCGACAACCTCTCCGGCGGTGAAGTCCAGCGGGTAGCCCTGGCGCGGGCGCTGGTGCTGCGCCCGAGGCTGCTGCTGCTGGACGAAGCGAGCGCCGGGCTGGACACCGAGGCGCTGCCGATGTTCGAAAAACTGATCACCGACCTGTCCGACAAGGGCGTGACCGTGGTCCTGGCCGGCCATGACCAGCAGCAGCCGCGACGGTTGAAAACCAGGCTGTTGCCGTTGCGCGACGGGATCCTCACACTCCCGAAGGACGATGAAAAGCAGCTGGAATCAGATCCCGTCCCGCTGCAGGCCCGGGCTTAG
- a CDS encoding ABC transporter permease: MGYLLESLGTALGMIIHLNGEVLGAVGVSLATSLTATVFSTVWGVPLGAAVGVGTFPGRRIILTLLNTLMALPTVVVGLLLFGLFSRQGPLGGLGLLFTPWAMIAGQTVLATPIIANYTLSAVTGADPRILPTALTLGAGRLRGTWQLLLEVRFGVMAAIVAGFGRVIAEVGVAMMLGGNIRGYTRTMTTAIALETSKGEFAFGLALGMVLLSVALMINLFLNLMQQR, from the coding sequence TTGGGTTACCTGCTAGAATCGCTGGGCACCGCGCTCGGCATGATCATCCACCTCAACGGGGAGGTGCTGGGCGCCGTCGGAGTCTCCCTGGCAACCTCCCTGACAGCGACGGTGTTCTCGACCGTCTGGGGGGTGCCGCTCGGAGCGGCGGTCGGCGTCGGCACCTTTCCCGGACGACGGATCATCCTGACCCTGCTGAACACCCTGATGGCCCTGCCGACGGTGGTCGTCGGGCTGCTGCTGTTCGGACTGTTCAGCCGCCAGGGGCCGCTGGGCGGTCTCGGGCTGCTTTTCACCCCCTGGGCGATGATCGCCGGGCAGACGGTGCTGGCGACCCCGATCATCGCCAATTACACCCTGTCGGCGGTGACCGGCGCCGACCCGCGCATCCTGCCGACCGCCCTGACCCTGGGGGCGGGCCGGCTGCGCGGCACCTGGCAGCTGCTGCTGGAGGTTCGTTTCGGCGTCATGGCGGCCATTGTCGCCGGGTTCGGTCGGGTGATCGCCGAGGTCGGGGTGGCGATGATGCTCGGCGGCAACATCCGCGGCTACACCCGCACCATGACCACCGCCATCGCCCTGGAGACCAGCAAGGGCGAGTTCGCCTTCGGGCTGGCGCTGGGCATGGTGCTGCTGAGCGTGGCACTGATGATCAACCTGTTTCTCAACCTGATGCAACAGAGGTGA
- a CDS encoding substrate-binding domain-containing protein, translated as MLRHFVITTLLVLLAMPAFAIEHLRLATTTSTENSGLLAELLPPFEKANDCHIDVIAVGTGKALKLGETGDVDVVLVHARSKEDKFVAAGYGVDRRDVMYNDFVILGPKSDPAGIKGLKDAVAAMTRIALTQATFVSRGDDSGTNTRELQLWKAAGIKAEGDWYLEAGRGMGEVLTMADERRGYTLSDRGTYLAYRDKIDLGVMVEGDKRLFNPYGVIMVNPARHPHVKVKLARKFMDFLTSDTGRKLITGYRRGGEQLFYVAD; from the coding sequence ATGTTACGTCATTTCGTGATAACAACCCTGCTGGTCCTGCTCGCAATGCCCGCCTTCGCCATCGAGCATCTGCGCCTGGCGACCACCACCTCGACCGAAAATTCCGGGCTGCTGGCCGAACTGCTGCCGCCCTTTGAAAAGGCCAACGACTGCCACATCGACGTCATCGCCGTCGGCACCGGCAAGGCCCTGAAACTTGGAGAAACCGGCGATGTCGACGTGGTGCTGGTCCACGCCCGCAGCAAGGAGGACAAATTCGTGGCCGCCGGCTACGGCGTCGACCGGCGGGATGTGATGTACAACGATTTCGTCATTCTCGGCCCCAAAAGCGACCCGGCCGGCATCAAGGGACTCAAGGACGCGGTGGCAGCGATGACCAGAATCGCGCTGACGCAGGCGACCTTTGTCTCCCGCGGGGATGATTCCGGTACCAACACCCGCGAACTCCAGCTCTGGAAAGCCGCCGGTATCAAGGCGGAGGGCGACTGGTACCTTGAGGCCGGCCGCGGCATGGGCGAGGTTCTGACCATGGCCGACGAACGTCGCGGCTATACCCTGAGCGACCGCGGCACCTACCTCGCCTACCGGGACAAGATTGACCTCGGAGTCATGGTCGAAGGGGACAAAAGATTGTTCAATCCCTACGGAGTCATCATGGTCAACCCGGCCCGACACCCCCATGTCAAGGTCAAGCTGGCGCGGAAATTCATGGATTTCCTCACTTCGGACACCGGCAGAAAACTGATCACCGGCTATCGCCGCGGCGGTGAACAGCTCTTTTACGTCGCGGATTGA
- a CDS encoding porin has translation MGCLTPAARARTLEDILKDKGVITAEDYAEATRNPALAYYQPGKGMTIETADGNYKAQIGGYAQLIYRYSDYDDSARNNKSDFDIRRFKIQLKGHLVNRKFGYKFQGEMAGGFKTEDAYLNYKFGAPLVLQGGQFKPPQARQELTSASRQLFPDRSLANDTFNFGRDQGIQIAGSFKHKLLQYRVGVFNGNGPNISNPDNHLMYNGRIDINPLGSFKMNEAGFPPQKALLNLGASFSYNTVTGDDVGSNFDKDNDVLDKALNLDAMTKAEFTTAYGKDLKVQVMTANINYKWSALTMAGEYYAMNADPEIGEDWDADGYYLQAGYQVLPQTLEVGVRYAAIDSDSKTATRQVSAEFDKSETQVGVNYYFNKHLAKLQTDLTFVQDDLKNNGDDVVFRMQAQFYY, from the coding sequence ATGGGCTGTCTGACTCCGGCAGCCAGGGCCCGTACCCTGGAGGATATCCTCAAAGACAAAGGCGTGATTACCGCTGAAGACTATGCCGAGGCCACCAGGAATCCCGCTCTTGCCTACTACCAGCCGGGCAAGGGGATGACGATCGAAACAGCCGACGGCAACTACAAGGCGCAGATCGGCGGCTATGCCCAGTTGATTTACCGCTACAGCGACTATGATGACTCCGCCAGAAACAACAAGAGTGACTTTGATATCCGCCGTTTCAAAATTCAGTTGAAAGGGCACTTGGTCAACAGGAAATTCGGTTACAAATTTCAGGGAGAGATGGCCGGCGGCTTCAAAACCGAAGATGCCTATCTCAATTACAAATTCGGGGCTCCGCTGGTGCTGCAGGGTGGCCAGTTCAAACCCCCGCAGGCCCGTCAGGAATTGACTTCGGCTTCACGGCAGCTTTTCCCCGACCGCTCGCTGGCCAATGACACCTTCAATTTCGGACGGGATCAGGGGATTCAGATTGCCGGCAGTTTTAAACACAAACTGCTGCAATACCGCGTCGGGGTGTTTAACGGCAATGGTCCGAACATCAGCAATCCCGACAATCACCTGATGTACAACGGACGCATCGACATCAACCCGCTGGGCTCCTTCAAGATGAATGAAGCAGGCTTTCCACCCCAAAAAGCCCTGCTGAACCTCGGCGCCTCATTTTCCTATAACACGGTCACGGGGGATGACGTCGGCAGCAATTTCGACAAAGACAACGATGTCCTCGACAAGGCACTCAACCTCGATGCCATGACCAAGGCAGAGTTCACCACCGCCTACGGAAAGGACCTCAAGGTGCAGGTCATGACAGCCAACATCAACTACAAATGGTCGGCCCTGACCATGGCAGGCGAATATTACGCCATGAATGCCGACCCGGAAATTGGCGAGGACTGGGATGCGGACGGTTATTACCTGCAGGCGGGCTACCAGGTTCTCCCGCAGACCCTGGAGGTCGGCGTACGTTATGCGGCCATCGACTCCGACAGCAAAACGGCAACCCGACAGGTCTCGGCAGAGTTTGACAAGTCCGAAACCCAGGTCGGCGTCAACTACTACTTCAATAAGCATCTGGCCAAGCTGCAGACCGATCTCACCTTCGTGCAGGACGATCTGAAAAACAACGGCGATGATGTGGTTTTCAGAATGCAGGCGCAGTTTTACTATTAA